Part of the Vibrio sp. 16 genome, CATTTATCGAGCGCCTGGCGGGGATTGGGGGGTGATCGTCGTCTCTGTGTTTGGGATGAGTGTTATCACCATTCATCTCCTCTCTATGCTAGGCGTATTACCTGAGTTTTCTTAACCTTGGTAGCCCACATTATCTAATCTGACCTTGCTCATTCTTGATTAAATTATGCATATATTAATCTCCACTGGCGATAGATAGTCATTATGCTATTGACTGACTAATAGCATAAAAGAACTCAATATCAATTAAGGTGTTATATGCATAATATTCAAGGATCACACCAGCAAGAAAATCTCGAGCAAGCAGAGCACGAGCAAAGTCGAGACAAAAAAATGCGCTACCTACCAGAGCCTTACCGAATTCGGGTTGTCGAGCCAGTAAAGACCACCACTCGCGAAGAGCGTAAGGCCGCGATAAAGTCGGTAGGTTTTAACCCTTTCTTACTGAAAAGTCGCGACGTTTTTATCGATCTATTAACCGACAGTGGTACAGGTTCCGTCACGCAACGCATGCAAGCGGCTATGGCATACGGCGATGAATCCTACAGTGGGAGTCGGAGCTATTACGCTTTATCCGACGCGGTGCTTGATATTTTTGGCTACCAACACACCATCCCCACACACCAAGGGCGAGGCGCAGAGCAACTCTATACGCCCGCTTTGATCAACAAAAGAGAGCGTGAAAACGGACTCGACCGCAACAAAATGGCCGCCATTTCCAACTACTTTTTTGATACCACTCAAGGTCACACGCAAATGAACGGGTGTCGTATCATCAATGTTCACACCGAGGCCGCGTTCAATACTAGCCAAAAACAGCCGTTTAAAGGCAATTTTGACATCCCGAAACTGATTGCAGCCATTGAAGAGGTAGGACCAAACAACATCCCTTACATTGTGAGCACCATTACCTGTAACTCAGCCGGAGGCCAACCCGTATCAATGGCCAACTTACGCGAAGTCTACGACATCGCAAAACACTATGATATTCCAGTGGTCATGGACTGTGCTCGCTTTGCAGAAAATGCCTACTTCATAAAACATCGGGAGCCTGAGTTCCACAATTGGTCTATCGCCGAGATAACCAAAGAAATGTTCCGCTATGCCGATCTACTGTCGATGTCCGCCAAAAAAGATGCCATGGTGCCTATTGGCGGCTTACTCAGCTTTAAAGACGCTCGGCTCTCAGATGTGTATCAAGAGTGTCGTACCTTATGCGTGTTACAAGAAGGCTTCCCAACATATGGCGGCTTAGAAGGCGGCGCCATGGAACGCTTGGCGGTAGGCTTATACGATGGCATGCGCGAAGAGTGGCTCGCCTTTCGAATTCAACAAATCGACTATTTAGTTTCTGGCCTAGAATCGATAGGTATTCGCTGCCAACAAGCCGGTGGTCATGCCGCCTTTATCGATGCGGGTACGATACTGCCTCATATCAAGCCTGAGCACTTTCCAGGCCATGCATTGGCCTGCGAGCTATATACAATAGCGGGTATTCGCGGGGCCGAAATTGGCTCTCTTTTGCAAGGCCGAGACCCGAAAACCGGCGAGCAACTGGCTTGCCCTGCTGAGCTGCTCCGCTTGGCCATTCCAAGAGCGACTTACACACAAGCACACCTCGACTACGTGATTGAGGCGTTCAATGAAGTCAAACACAACGCTCACAACTTGCGCGGTCTACGCTTTACCTACGAACCGCCGGTGTTACGCCATTTCAATGCACAGTTTGCTCCGCTTTAACAATACAGAGCAAACCAATTAAACCAACTGGTTTGCTCTTCAATGTCGGTCCCAAATATCCAACACACCATCTATGTTTCCTTGATGGACATAATAACGAGGAAATGTCTGAAAAATATACACAAGCTCTTCCTGTCTTGACATTTTATAAAATAAAAACTTATACCCAGAAGATATATCATTGAAGCGATCATTTCCGCTGTCCTGATGATTCTCTATCAAAGGCGTACGCGAATACACAAAGTAAATGCTTTGATCACCAAACCGGAAATATCTCGCCTCCACTTTCCACTTGGAAAGTAATGTTCCCTGCGCATTTTTTTGCGTTTGCAACGCAACCACCTTGCCGCGATAACAGGTCATGAACACATCTCGATCATCATCGGGCACCGACAGTGACACCGTATATCGACAGGAAGAACCATTCAAAAACGCGAACAAAAACAACGCCAAAAGAGGTACTGTTAATAGACAGGAGAAAAGGACAATTTGCTTTTTCATTGTACTACCTCATGCAGCCCGCCTTGACTAGAATAGTAAAACTCACCCTGCTTCCCTCGCAACGCTTGTTCATCCAAAGTATCGCCCGTGACATAGCAGACTCTCGCTTTTTCGACTTGGCGGCATTCTGTCGTAACCCACGAAAATCCCATATACATTAAAATATAAATGGCACCTACCACACACAGTAAAGCAGTAAGAAAAGTTGCGTTCGAGACTTCGCGATGGTCGATGTTGTTCTCATGCCACTCAGAATCGACCGTAACCCTTGTCTTACTCATATTAGGAAGGGTCTCACCTTCACTCGGAAACTCTAATCGATACCCCTTCCTCGGGACGTTAACAATCTTCACACTGCTCAAATCTAAAATTTTACGCAGATTGGTAATCGCAACGGGGAGCGAATTCGGACCAATAATATCAGGCCTCCCCCATCCTTCACTTATCAGCGTGTTCTTATCGACTACCTCCCCTTTCGCTTCAAGCAATCGCTTTAACACATAACTTTCAGGAATAGTGATAGAGAATGACTTATCGTTACCTAGACAAATTTCCGCGCCCGAGTCTCCTTTTCGAAGAAAACACATGGAGCCTATCTGAACACTAAAACTTCCAGCAATATGAGCATTAGACATGTAACTTTTCACCTTTTTGGCTTTTATTTATTTAGCTATTTTTAGTTATTTACTGCTTAAATAAACAGTAAATTATCATTAACAGGCTATTTTTAATGATCTGTGCCACATTTTTGATGAGCTACAAAATAAAGGAAAGAAAATCACATAAATGGTGTATATGCGCCAGTTATTAATAAACATAAAGCGCATAAATAAGAGAAATGAATACAGGACAAAAAGGCGCCAAGTTAGCCGCAAAAATCTTGCAAAAACGGTGTAAAGGTAAGCTCTCCTCCCTGATTTTTCTTAAGGTAATTCTCCATCCAGTTGACGTCCAATTTCCGTAAATAAAACGTACAATGAACATTCACATTACGCACTAACCCATTATCACAAACATCGATGAACGATTGGTACGATCGACAAATAATCGTCTCCATAACACCCCCAGTTATTATTAAAAATCAACTCTAATTTGAATGCTGAATAATCCCCCCCCTAATAATATATAATTATTAATCCCAAAATTGACCGACGAAAACACGCGATTATCCACAATAAAGACAAGTCTTTTTTCTTATATGCCAAATACTTATAGGAAGCATAACGTCTCTTTCTGAATGTCACTGGACATCAATCCCTTCTCTTAAACCTTTATAAACGGCCATTTCACTCCAGCATCGGATTAAAAAAATCGACAAATTCCTCTACTTTTAACTACAAGCCTCGAAAATTAAGGGATATACTATTTATCATTCCTATAGGGAGGCAGAAATGGACACGACACAAACCACTCAGGATTTTCAGCACCTTAAACAAGGCGCTGACGACTACATAAAGCGCCGTAACTTGCGCTTATTGGCCAATCACCGCAAAGAGCTGCGTAACTTTACCCGCGCGGAAGCCTCTGCATACCTTGGTATTGATGCCAAAACCCTCGATAAGTACGTAGCGAGTGCCAACATTGATCCTCGCCGCCATGAAGATTCCCAGTGGTCGCTAGACATTGGTGAAATGTATGGTGTGC contains:
- a CDS encoding tryptophanase, translated to MRYLPEPYRIRVVEPVKTTTREERKAAIKSVGFNPFLLKSRDVFIDLLTDSGTGSVTQRMQAAMAYGDESYSGSRSYYALSDAVLDIFGYQHTIPTHQGRGAEQLYTPALINKRERENGLDRNKMAAISNYFFDTTQGHTQMNGCRIINVHTEAAFNTSQKQPFKGNFDIPKLIAAIEEVGPNNIPYIVSTITCNSAGGQPVSMANLREVYDIAKHYDIPVVMDCARFAENAYFIKHREPEFHNWSIAEITKEMFRYADLLSMSAKKDAMVPIGGLLSFKDARLSDVYQECRTLCVLQEGFPTYGGLEGGAMERLAVGLYDGMREEWLAFRIQQIDYLVSGLESIGIRCQQAGGHAAFIDAGTILPHIKPEHFPGHALACELYTIAGIRGAEIGSLLQGRDPKTGEQLACPAELLRLAIPRATYTQAHLDYVIEAFNEVKHNAHNLRGLRFTYEPPVLRHFNAQFAPL
- a CDS encoding winged helix-turn-helix domain-containing protein; this encodes MSNAHIAGSFSVQIGSMCFLRKGDSGAEICLGNDKSFSITIPESYVLKRLLEAKGEVVDKNTLISEGWGRPDIIGPNSLPVAITNLRKILDLSSVKIVNVPRKGYRLEFPSEGETLPNMSKTRVTVDSEWHENNIDHREVSNATFLTALLCVVGAIYILMYMGFSWVTTECRQVEKARVCYVTGDTLDEQALRGKQGEFYYSSQGGLHEVVQ